Proteins from one Telopea speciosissima isolate NSW1024214 ecotype Mountain lineage chromosome 1, Tspe_v1, whole genome shotgun sequence genomic window:
- the LOC122662764 gene encoding cytochrome P450 81Q32-like, whose amino-acid sequence MEVEMLSFYYYHHYFLLFLALFFISRHLLKKRKNLPTSGPLCLPIIGHLYLLKNPLHRTLAQISARYGPIILLRFGSRRVLLVSSPSVAEECFTTNDIVFANRPRLLVGKYLGYNYTMVGWAPYGDHWRNLRRIITLRIFSSTRLQMFSNVRINEVRSLLRRLADTGDSFKTVDMKSMFFELTLNVMMMIIAGKRYYGDGVRDLEKARRFREIVKETFAVSGVSNVGDFLPVLRWVGGFKGLEKKLVNLQGKRTGFMKELIEEHRMVRTHRTQSKEEKTKTKTIIDVLLSLREAEPEYYTDEIIIGIILTLLSAGTDTSAGTMEWAMSLLLNNPKVLKKAQAEIDAKVGQGRVIDESDLANLPYLHCIINETLRMYPAAPLLVPHESSEECIVGGFTVPRGTMLLVNMWAIQNDPKLWAQPTEFRPERMEGVGGGRDGFKLMPFGSGRRGCPGEGLAMRVVGLALGSLIQCFEWERIGEEMVDMEEGTGLTLPKAKPLEARCKPCAIMLNLLCQL is encoded by the exons ATGGAGGTGGAGATGTTATCATTCTACTACTACCACCACTACTTTCTACTCTTCCTTGCTTTGTTTTTCATCTCAAGACATCTtctgaaaaaaagaaagaaccttCCAACCAGTGGCCCTCTGTGCTTACCCATAATCGGCCATCTCTACCTCCTCAAGAACCCACTCCACCGTACCTTAGCCCAAATCTCCGCCCGTTATGGTCCAATCATACTCCTCCGCTTCGGTTCACGCCGTGTCCTTCTTGTCTCTTCGCCGTCGGTAGCTGAAGAATGCTTCACAACCAATGACATCGTCTTCGCCAACCGCCCTCGTCTCCTCGTTGGGAAATACTTGGGTTACAATTACACAATGGTCGGATGGGCACCCTACGGTGACCATTGGCGCAATCTCAGGCGCATCATCACCCTCAGAATTTTCTCTTCTACCCGTCTCCAGATGTTCTCTAATGTTCGGATCAATGAGGTACGCTCTCTATTACGGCGGCTCGCCGACACCGGAGACTCTTTTAAGACGGTAGACATGAAGTCAATGTTTTTTGAGCTGACCCTCAACGTCATGATGATGATTATAGCTGGAAAACGGTATTATGGTGATGGAGTGAGAGATTTGGAGAAGGCAAGAAGGTTCAGAGAGATTGTGAAGGAAACGTTTGCTGTTTCTGGTGTGTCAAACGTTGGAGATTTCTTGCCAGTTTTGAGATGGGTTGGGGGATTTAAGGGTTTGGAGAAGAAATTGGTGAATTTGCAGGGAAAGAGGACTGGGTTTATGAAGGAATTGATCGAAGAGCATCGGATGGTGAGAACTCATCGGACTCaatcaaaggaagagaagacgAAGACGAAGACGATTATTGATGTTCTACTGTCACTACGGGAAGCTGAACCAGAGTACTACACCGACGAAATTATCATAG GCATTATACTG ACGTTACTATCAGCTGGTACCGATACTTCTGCAGGAACCATGGAATGGGCAATGTCACTATTGTTGAACAATCCAAAAGTCCTCAAAAAAGCCCAAGCTGAGATCGATGCTAAAGTAGGACAAGGCCGAGTCATCGACGAGTCAGATCTTGCCAATCTTCCTTACCTCCACTGCATCATAAATGAGACACTTCGGATGTACCCTGCTGCCCCACTATTAGTACCCCATGAATCATCAGAAGAGTGCATTGTAGGAGGCTTCACCGTACCACGTGGCACGATGCTATTGGTTAACATGTGGGCAATCCAAAACGACCCCAAGTTATGGGCACAGCCCACAGAGTTCAGGCCAGAGAGGATGGAAGGAGTTGGAGGGGGAAGAGATGGATTCAAGTTGATGCCATTTGGGTCAGGAAGGAGGGGCTGCCCTGGGGAGGGACTGGCTATGCGTGTAGTTGGCTTAGCATTAGGCTCATTGATTCAATGCTTTGAATGGGAGAGGATTGGAGAAGAGATGGTGGACATGGAGGAAGGCACAGGGCTTACTTTGCCCAAAGCTAAGCCATTGGAGGC
- the LOC122662795 gene encoding cytochrome P450 81Q32-like, whose protein sequence is MEVVVLSFFYSLLFLALFSISKSLLLKRKNLPPSGPLCLPVIGHLYLFKKPLYRTLAQISGHYGPILLLRFGSRRVLLVSSPSAAEECLTTNDIVFANRPRLLAGKHLGFNYTQLPWAPYGQHWRNLRRISTLELFSSTRLQMFSNVRIGEVRSLLRQLAAAGDSFKTVDMNSMFFELTLNVMMMMIAGKRYYGDNVMDF, encoded by the coding sequence ATGGAGGTGGTGGTGTTATCATTCTTCTACTCTTTACTCTTTCTAGCTTTGTTTTCCATCTCAAAATCTCTtcttctaaaaagaaaaaatcttccACCCAGTGGCCCTCTCTGTTTACCCGTAATCGGTCATCTCTATCTCTTCAAGAAACCACTCTACCGGACCTTAGCCCAAATCTCCGGCCATTATGGTCCAATCTTACTCCTCCGCTTCGGTTCACGCCGTGTTCTCCTTGTCTCATCGCCGTCGGCAGCCGAGGAATGCCTCACAACCAATGATATCGTCTTCGCCAACCGCCCTCGCCTCCTCGCCGGGAAACACTTGGGTTTCAATTACACCCAACTCCCATGGGCACCCTACGGTCAACATTGGCGCAACCTCAGACGAATCTCCACCCTTGAACTCTTCTCTTCTACCCGTCTCCAGATGTTCTCTAATGTACGGATCGGTGAGGTACGCTCTCTTTTACGGCAACTCGCCGCCGCCGGAGACTCTTTTAAAACGGTAGACATGAATTCCATGTTTTTTGAGCTGACCCTCaacgtgatgatgatgatgatagctgGAAAACGGTACTATGGTGATAACGTGATGGATTTTTAG
- the LOC122644869 gene encoding B3 domain-containing protein At2g33720-like, with protein sequence MAVKRRAEREISEREKVVKKMRGEEDDDPLVELKLCTENIILAGIIKKKLTNSDLDHLSRVILPGKQVRNYVLPFLYPAELDEVERGNGRGGLMVRVKDLDTDTIHWLSFKKWESSGSYKLGLSWIQDFVKRRNLHKDDEIVMFWVDDDSTRRGFFFSVVKRFYPPPDPSLCEFAREFLSLSPLTPDYNSAWKERCSSIDDYLAVRN encoded by the coding sequence ATGGCTGTGAAGAGGAGAGCAGAAAGAGAAATTTCTGAGAGAGAGAAGGTAGTGAAGAAAATGAGAGGAGAAGAGGATGATGATCCATTGGTGGAACTGAAGCTGTGTACCGAGAATATAATATTGGCCGGAATAATCAAGAAGAAATTGACGAATAGTGATCTGGACCATCTGAGTAGAGTGATATTGCCAGGGAAACAAGTGAGGAACTATGTGCTGCCTTTCCTTTATCCCGCGGAACTCGATGAAGTGGAAAGGGGCAATGGAAGAGGAGGACTGATGGTGCGTGTGAAGGACTTGGACACGGATACCATCCATTGGTTAAGTTTCAAGAAGTGGGAGAGCAGTGGGTCTTACAAGCTTGGGTTGAGTTGGATTCAAGACTTCGTGAAGAGAAGAAACCTTCATAAGGACGACGAGATCGTTATGTTCTGGGTCGACGACGATTCCACCAGAAGGggtttctttttctctgttgTTAAGAGATTTTACCCTCCACCTGATCCTTCTCTTTGCGAATTCGCACGTGAATTCCTCAGTCTCAGCCCTCTTACGCCTGATTATAATTCTGCATGGAAGGAGAGGTGTTCAAGCATTGATGATTACTTAGCTGTTAGAAATTGA